One window of Penaeus chinensis breed Huanghai No. 1 chromosome 3, ASM1920278v2, whole genome shotgun sequence genomic DNA carries:
- the LOC125040218 gene encoding 5-methylcytosine rRNA methyltransferase NSUN4-like yields MIGLTVTRSKILARVSVLQNILKRYRKRNREPKVTNSQRALEYFDIAYAPVYGTRWPSVRLALLSKPKYVAVLNNFASYDETIKRFQTLGAWDIGKKYSAIRERIRMRQEQKQTVSNDREGGTDEATATGKFVRPSLVELDDDELAARARLEPKGRYPEEYRQRAAAQSPDMEEVDVTSRVIEPSEAGSSLLVDYVPATRLKGLENWMEEADVFTNASQDDQEIGVTVVKQEEPVDFPEMLKIFAFEKGNISDFPQPRSDPQLRVLDHYAMDGASLLPVLALDVNPGDRVLDMCAAPGGKSLLVLQTLLPGLLVSNDVSESRVKRIRNILKQYVPRGMSTIENMTVVTQKNGCIFREAEEYDKVLVDVPCLTDRHSLMEDDNSLFKTSRTKERLKLPELQSQLLVSALQAVRPGGTVVYSTCTLSPLQNDGVIHLALSRIWQETTIECSIV; encoded by the exons AATCGAGAGCCAAAGGTGACAAATTCCCAGCGAGCGTTGGAATACTTCGACATTGCTTATGCACCTGTTTACGGCACACGTTGGCCCTCAGTAAGGCTAGCTCTCCTCTCCAAGCCAAAATATGTTGCCGTGCTCAATAACTTTGCTAGTTATGATGAGACGATTAAAAGGTTTCAG ACCCTTGGGGCCTGGGACATCGGAAAAAAGTACTCAGCCATaagggaaagaataagaatgagacaaGAACAAAAGCAAACAGTTTCCAACGACCGAGAAGGAGGAACGGATGAAGCAACAGCTACGGGGAAGTTTGTGAGACCATCGCTCGTTGAG CTTGATGATGATGAGCTGGCAGCCAGGGCTAGGTTAGAGCCCAAAGGACGTTACCCAGAGGAGTACAGACAACGTGCAGCGGCCCAGAGTCCAGACATGGAGGAAGTGGATGTAACAAGTCGAGTGATAGAGCCCTCAGAAGCGGGAAGTAGCCTGTTGGTGGACTATGTACCTGCTACTAGGTTGAAG ggcTTGGAGAATTGGATGGAAGAAGCTGATGTTTTCACAAATGCTAGTCAGGATGATCAGGAAATAGGTGTCACGGTTGTAAAGCAAGAAGAACCCGTTGATTTCCCTGAAATGCTGAAGATATTTGCGTTCGAGAAAGGGAACATCTCAGATTTTCCGCAG CCCAGGTCTGACCCGCAGCTGAGAGTCTTGGACCATTATGCAATGGACGGGGCCTCACTACTACCAGTCCTGGCTCTGGACGTTAACCCAGGGGATCGGGTTCTTGATATGTGCGCCGCTCCTGGTGGAAAATCACTGCTGGTGCTCCAGACCCTCTTGCCAG GGTTGTTGGTCAGTAATGATGTGTCAGAAAGTCGTGTTAAAAGAATCAGAAATATCTTGAAGCAGTATGTTCCTAGAGGCATGTCTACTATTGAGAATATGACAGTTGTAACACAG AAAAACGGGTGTATATTTAGAGAAGCTGAGGAATACGACAAGGTTTTAGTAGATGTGCCTTGTTTGACGGACAGACATTCTCTTATGGAGGATGATAACAGCTTATTTAAGACAAGCCGAACTAAGGAGAGACTTAAACTGCCAGAACTTCAGAGCCAGTTGCTTGT GTCAGCATTACAAGCGGTTCGTCCAGGTGGGACTGTAGTCTACTCCACCTGCACATTATCACCGTTACAAAATGATGGTGTCATACATTTAGCGCTTTCTAGGATATGGCAAGAGACTACCATTGAATGTTCTATTGTGTAA